Proteins encoded together in one Myxocyprinus asiaticus isolate MX2 ecotype Aquarium Trade chromosome 21, UBuf_Myxa_2, whole genome shotgun sequence window:
- the commd8 gene encoding COMM domain-containing protein 8, which produces MIALLDKLPPEECPKLIHRVVDGLCGRSGPRRTEYSDRWNLTEWMELMKSISSIIRFAVGRGCSDQEVQQLLSDLNKARAEAVLQCVWSRFDEIRHALVDRTNAISSTQLQDFNWQLKLVLCSDKLSALNTPLLNLSLDLKENGIQRSINIEMNKEELQTLISALEAANKVVLQLK; this is translated from the exons CTCATACACAGGGTTGTGGATGGATTGTGCGGGCGGAGTGGTCCAAGGCGAACAGAATATAGTGACAGGTGGAATCTGACAGAATGGATGGAGTTAATGAAAAGTATCTCCTCTATCATCCGGTTTGCTGTGGGGAGGGGCTGCTCAGATCAAGAG gtTCAGCAACTGCTGAGTGATTTGAACAAAGCACGTGCAGAGGCCGTTCTGCAGTGTGTGTGGTCCAGGTTTGATGAGATCAGACATGCTTTGGTGGACAGAACCAATGCCATATCTAGCACTCAGCTACAGGACTTTAACTGGCAGTTAAAG CTAGTATTATGTAGCGATAAGCTGTCGGCTCTCAATACTCCTCTGCTAAATCTCAGTCTGGACCTAAAAGAGAATGGAATTCAGAGATCGATAAACATAGAAATGAACAAAGAGGAGCTACAAACACTCATCAGTGCACTAGAGGCAGCCAATAAG GTTGTGCTGCAGTTGAAATGA